Proteins encoded within one genomic window of Prochlorococcus marinus str. MIT 9515:
- a CDS encoding DNA-directed RNA polymerase subunit gamma encodes MTNSNLRTENHFDYVKISIASPQRIMDWGQRTLPNGQVVGEVTKPETINYRTLKPEMDGLFCEKIFGPSKDWECHCGKYKRVRHRGIVCERCGVEVTESRVRRHRMGYIKLAAPVSHVWYLKGIPSYVAILLDIPLRDVEQIVYFNCYVVLDVGDHKDLKYKQLLTEDEWLEIEDEIYAEDSTIENEPFVGIGAEALKQLLEDLDLNQIAEELREEITNSKGQKRAKLIKRIRVIDNFIATNAKPEWMVLDAIPVIPPDLRPMVQLDGGRFATSDLNDLYRRVINRNNRLARLQEILAPEIIVRNEKRMLQEAVDALIDNGRRGRTVVGANNRALKSLSDIIEGKQGRFRQNLLGKRVDYSGRSVIVVGPKLKMHQCGLPKEMAIELFQPFVIHRLIRQNIVNNIKAAKKLIQKADDEVMQVLQEVIEGHPILLNRAPTLHRLGIQAFEPKLVGGRAIQLHPLVCPAFNADFDGDQMAVHVPLALEAQTEARMLMLASNNILSPATGEPIVTPSQDMVLGSYYLTALQPNFKKPNFGDNQRTYASLEDVIFAFEDKRVGLHEWVWLRFNGEVDDDEESKTPQETKELEDGSKLEIWNFRRDRFDSQNNLISRFILTTVGRVVMNHTIIDSVSKT; translated from the coding sequence ATGACTAACAGCAACTTAAGAACAGAAAACCATTTTGATTACGTCAAGATTTCTATTGCCTCACCACAAAGAATTATGGATTGGGGGCAAAGGACCTTACCAAATGGACAAGTAGTAGGAGAGGTTACTAAACCCGAGACAATCAACTATAGAACCTTAAAACCAGAAATGGACGGTCTTTTTTGTGAAAAAATATTTGGACCATCTAAAGATTGGGAATGTCACTGCGGTAAATATAAAAGAGTCAGACATCGTGGAATTGTTTGCGAGAGATGTGGGGTAGAAGTAACTGAAAGTAGAGTAAGAAGACATAGAATGGGTTACATAAAATTGGCAGCCCCAGTTTCCCATGTTTGGTATTTAAAGGGTATTCCCAGTTATGTGGCAATTCTTCTAGATATCCCGCTTAGAGATGTCGAACAGATAGTTTATTTCAATTGTTATGTTGTTTTAGATGTTGGTGATCATAAAGATCTTAAATATAAGCAACTTCTTACTGAAGACGAATGGTTAGAGATAGAGGATGAAATTTATGCAGAAGATTCAACGATTGAAAATGAACCATTTGTGGGTATAGGTGCAGAAGCTCTTAAGCAATTATTAGAGGATCTTGATTTAAATCAGATTGCCGAAGAACTTAGAGAAGAAATCACAAACAGTAAAGGTCAAAAAAGAGCAAAACTTATTAAAAGAATAAGAGTAATTGATAATTTCATAGCAACAAATGCGAAGCCCGAATGGATGGTATTAGATGCTATTCCTGTCATTCCTCCTGATCTTAGACCAATGGTTCAGCTCGATGGTGGAAGGTTCGCGACATCTGATCTTAATGATCTTTATAGAAGAGTTATCAATAGAAACAATAGGCTAGCAAGGCTTCAAGAAATTTTAGCTCCTGAAATCATTGTTAGAAATGAAAAAAGAATGTTGCAAGAAGCCGTTGATGCACTTATTGATAATGGAAGAAGAGGAAGAACAGTTGTTGGTGCAAATAATAGAGCTTTAAAATCTCTTAGCGATATCATCGAGGGCAAGCAAGGCAGATTTAGACAGAATTTACTTGGTAAACGTGTTGATTATTCTGGAAGGTCTGTCATAGTTGTTGGCCCAAAGTTAAAGATGCATCAATGCGGACTCCCTAAAGAGATGGCTATTGAGCTTTTTCAACCTTTCGTGATACATAGATTAATACGTCAAAATATCGTCAATAATATAAAAGCTGCCAAAAAATTAATACAAAAAGCAGATGATGAAGTCATGCAAGTACTTCAAGAAGTTATTGAAGGACATCCCATACTTTTAAATAGAGCTCCAACTCTTCATAGGTTAGGAATTCAGGCTTTTGAACCTAAATTAGTAGGTGGTAGAGCTATTCAACTACATCCACTTGTATGTCCTGCATTTAATGCTGACTTTGATGGAGATCAAATGGCAGTTCACGTTCCTTTAGCATTAGAAGCTCAAACAGAGGCGCGTATGCTTATGCTAGCTAGTAATAACATTCTCTCACCAGCAACAGGAGAACCAATCGTAACTCCTTCACAAGATATGGTTTTAGGTTCTTATTATTTAACCGCACTGCAACCAAATTTCAAAAAACCAAATTTTGGTGATAATCAAAGAACTTACGCCTCACTAGAAGATGTAATTTTTGCTTTTGAAGATAAAAGAGTTGGTTTACATGAGTGGGTTTGGTTAAGGTTTAACGGCGAAGTTGATGATGATGAAGAATCTAAGACGCCACAAGAAACTAAAGAATTGGAAGATGGCTCCAAATTAGAAATTTGGAATTTTAGAAGAGATAGATTTGATTCCCAAAATAATCTAATAAGTAGATTTATTTTAACAACAGTCGGAAGGGTGGTTATGAATCATACGATCATTGATTCTGTCTCCAAAACGTGA
- the rpoB gene encoding DNA-directed RNA polymerase subunit beta: protein MSSSALQIAKTATYLPDLVEVQRASFKWFLEKGLIEELKSFSPITDYTGKLELHFIGEEYRLKRPRHDVEEAKRRDATFASQMYVTCRLINKETGEIKEQEVFIGELPLMTERGTFIINGAERVIVNQIVRSPGVYFKDEMDKNGRRTYNASVIPNRGAWLKFETDKNNLLYVRVDKTRKINAHVLMRAMGLSDNDVVDKLRHPEFYKQSIDAANDEGINSEDQALLELYKKLRPGEPPSVSGGQQLLHSRFFDPKRYDLGRVGRYKINKKLRLTVPDNVRTLTHEDVLSTIDYLINLELDIGGASLDDIDHLGNRRVRSVGELLQNQVRVGLNRLERIIKERMTVGETDSLTPAQLVNPKPLVAAIKEFFGSSQLSQFMDQTNPLAELTHKRRISALGPGGLTRERAGFAVRDIHPSHYGRLCPIETPEGPNAGLINSLATHARVNEYGFIETPFWEVEKGRVIKEGKPVYLSADLEDECRVAPGDVATDKSGNILANLIPVRYRQDFEKVPPHQVDYVQLSPVQVISVATSLIPFLEHDDANRALMGSNMQRQAVPLLRPERPLVGTGLESQVARDSGMVPITKVNGIVSYVDANEIVVKDVDGNEHVHYLQKYQRSNQDTCLNQRPIVKNGDQVISGQVLADGSACEGGEIALGQNVLIAYMPWEGYNYEDAILVSERMVTDDLYTSVHIEKYEIEARQTKLGPEEITREIPNISEESLNNLDEMGIIRTGAFVESGDILVGKVTPKGESDQPPEEKLLRAIFGEKARDVRDNSLRVPKTEKGRVLDVRIYTREQGDELPPGANMVVRVYVAQRRKIQVGDKMAGRHGNKGIISRILPREDMPYLPDGTPVDIVLNPLGVPSRMNVGQVFELLMGWAASNLNCRVKVVPFDEMYGAEKSHQTVQAFLKEASKQNGKDWVYNPEDPGKLLLKDGRTGEPFDQPVAVGYSHFLKLVHLVDDKIHARSTGPYSLVTQQPLGGKAQQGGQRLGEMEVWALEAYGAAYTLQELLTVKSDDMQGRNEALNAIVKGKPIPRPGTPESFKVLMRELQSLGLDIGVYTDEGKEVDLMQDVNPRRNTPSRPTYESLGTSEYEED, encoded by the coding sequence ATGAGCAGTAGCGCTTTACAGATAGCTAAAACAGCAACTTATCTACCAGATTTAGTTGAAGTACAAAGGGCAAGCTTTAAATGGTTTCTGGAAAAAGGCTTAATAGAAGAATTGAAAAGCTTTTCTCCAATTACTGATTACACAGGTAAATTAGAATTACATTTTATTGGTGAAGAATATAGGTTAAAAAGGCCTAGACATGATGTTGAAGAAGCTAAGAGAAGAGATGCAACTTTTGCTTCCCAAATGTATGTAACCTGTAGATTAATAAATAAAGAAACAGGAGAAATAAAAGAACAAGAAGTCTTTATTGGTGAATTACCTTTAATGACAGAGAGGGGAACCTTTATTATAAATGGAGCTGAAAGAGTAATAGTCAATCAAATAGTTCGAAGTCCGGGGGTCTATTTCAAAGATGAAATGGATAAAAATGGTAGGAGGACTTATAACGCTAGCGTTATCCCTAATAGAGGAGCCTGGCTAAAATTTGAGACAGATAAAAATAATTTACTCTATGTAAGGGTCGACAAAACAAGGAAAATTAATGCGCACGTACTGATGAGAGCTATGGGACTCTCAGATAATGATGTTGTTGATAAATTAAGACATCCTGAGTTTTATAAACAATCAATTGATGCGGCTAATGATGAAGGAATAAATTCCGAAGATCAAGCATTATTAGAACTTTACAAAAAATTACGACCAGGAGAACCTCCTTCCGTTTCTGGTGGGCAACAACTTCTACATAGCAGATTTTTTGATCCTAAAAGATACGATTTAGGAAGAGTGGGTAGATATAAAATTAATAAAAAATTGAGATTAACTGTTCCAGATAATGTAAGAACTCTTACACACGAGGATGTCCTTTCAACAATTGACTACCTTATAAATCTGGAACTTGATATTGGGGGTGCAAGTTTAGATGATATTGACCATTTAGGTAATAGAAGAGTTAGATCTGTTGGAGAACTTCTTCAAAACCAAGTTAGAGTTGGTCTTAACCGATTAGAGAGAATAATTAAAGAAAGAATGACTGTTGGTGAGACAGATTCACTTACTCCTGCTCAGCTAGTAAATCCCAAACCATTAGTAGCAGCTATTAAAGAATTTTTTGGATCCAGTCAATTAAGCCAATTTATGGATCAAACAAATCCATTAGCTGAGTTGACCCATAAAAGAAGAATTTCAGCATTAGGACCTGGCGGTTTAACTCGAGAAAGAGCAGGTTTTGCTGTTAGAGATATTCATCCTTCACACTATGGAAGATTATGCCCTATTGAAACCCCTGAAGGCCCAAATGCAGGGCTCATTAATTCTCTTGCAACACATGCAAGAGTTAATGAATATGGTTTTATTGAAACACCTTTTTGGGAAGTAGAAAAAGGTAGGGTCATTAAAGAAGGCAAACCTGTTTATCTTTCTGCTGACTTAGAGGATGAATGTAGAGTGGCTCCTGGTGATGTGGCGACTGATAAAAGCGGTAATATTCTCGCAAATTTAATTCCGGTCAGATATAGACAAGACTTTGAGAAAGTACCTCCCCATCAAGTTGATTATGTTCAGCTTTCTCCTGTTCAAGTTATTTCAGTAGCTACTTCTCTTATTCCCTTCTTGGAACATGATGATGCTAATAGAGCATTAATGGGTTCCAATATGCAACGTCAAGCTGTTCCATTATTAAGACCTGAACGTCCACTAGTTGGGACTGGATTGGAATCCCAAGTTGCAAGAGACTCCGGTATGGTGCCAATCACAAAAGTCAATGGAATAGTTTCTTATGTCGACGCTAATGAGATAGTTGTAAAAGATGTGGATGGTAATGAACACGTTCATTATCTTCAAAAATATCAGCGATCTAATCAAGATACATGTTTAAATCAAAGGCCAATTGTGAAAAATGGAGATCAAGTTATTTCTGGCCAAGTTCTTGCTGATGGTTCCGCTTGTGAAGGTGGCGAAATAGCTTTAGGACAGAATGTTTTAATCGCCTATATGCCGTGGGAAGGCTACAACTATGAAGATGCAATATTAGTAAGTGAAAGGATGGTTACTGATGATCTTTATACTTCGGTACACATTGAAAAATATGAAATAGAAGCCAGACAAACTAAATTAGGTCCTGAAGAAATCACTAGGGAAATTCCTAATATTTCTGAAGAAAGCTTGAATAATCTTGATGAAATGGGAATCATCAGAACAGGTGCCTTTGTTGAAAGTGGTGATATTCTCGTAGGAAAAGTTACTCCAAAGGGGGAATCAGATCAACCACCTGAAGAAAAACTTTTAAGAGCTATATTTGGCGAAAAAGCACGAGATGTAAGAGATAATTCTCTTAGAGTTCCTAAAACAGAAAAAGGAAGAGTTTTAGATGTTCGTATATATACTAGGGAGCAAGGTGATGAACTTCCTCCTGGTGCAAATATGGTTGTAAGAGTTTATGTCGCTCAAAGGAGAAAAATACAGGTGGGAGATAAGATGGCTGGTAGGCATGGTAACAAAGGCATAATAAGTAGAATTTTACCTAGAGAAGATATGCCCTATTTACCTGATGGTACTCCAGTTGATATCGTCTTAAATCCTCTTGGTGTTCCAAGTAGAATGAATGTGGGCCAAGTTTTTGAATTATTGATGGGCTGGGCAGCATCTAACTTAAATTGTAGAGTTAAAGTTGTTCCTTTTGATGAGATGTATGGAGCTGAAAAATCACATCAAACCGTTCAAGCTTTTTTAAAGGAAGCTTCAAAGCAAAATGGCAAGGATTGGGTTTATAATCCTGAAGATCCTGGCAAGTTGTTACTCAAAGATGGTAGAACCGGGGAACCTTTTGATCAACCTGTTGCTGTTGGATATTCTCATTTCCTAAAGCTGGTCCACCTAGTCGATGATAAGATTCATGCTAGGTCAACAGGTCCTTACTCTCTAGTTACTCAGCAGCCGTTAGGTGGTAAGGCTCAGCAAGGCGGACAAAGACTTGGAGAGATGGAAGTTTGGGCTTTAGAGGCATATGGAGCGGCTTATACTTTGCAAGAATTGTTAACAGTCAAATCTGATGATATGCAAGGAAGAAATGAAGCATTAAACGCAATAGTTAAAGGAAAACCTATACCTAGACCAGGAACTCCGGAATCATTTAAAGTTTTAATGAGAGAATTACAATCTTTAGGTCTGGATATAGGTGTATATACAGATGAAGGTAAGGAGGTTGATTTAATGCAAGATGTTAATCCTAGAAGGAATACTCCTTCGAGGCCTACCTATGAATCTCTAGGAACCTCTGAATATGAGGAAGATTAA
- a CDS encoding TatD family hydrolase: protein MSDIELIDSHCHLIFENFEKDLEEVVSRSRSIGVKKLLHACCELSEIPKLQKISQKFDELYYSVGLHPLEANKWECQSKSILKMAAQRDSRVVAIGELGLDFFKSDNTNKQIEALLPQMHLAYELELPVIIHCREAANEMIKICNKLSNQGKCPKGVLHCWSGTPDEMRKFLDLGFYISFSGIVTFPKAHEIHECARIVPSDRYLIETDSPFLAPVPYRGKRNEPAFVKSVAKYIANLRSSELKNIAKESYRNAEDLFKFDLIK from the coding sequence ATGAGTGATATTGAACTCATAGATTCTCATTGTCATTTGATATTCGAAAACTTTGAAAAAGACCTTGAAGAAGTCGTTTCAAGATCGCGTTCAATAGGTGTTAAAAAACTGCTACACGCTTGTTGTGAATTGTCAGAAATTCCTAAGTTACAGAAAATATCCCAAAAATTTGATGAACTATATTACTCAGTTGGTTTACATCCCCTAGAAGCTAACAAATGGGAATGTCAATCTAAATCTATTCTGAAAATGGCAGCCCAAAGGGATTCAAGAGTTGTTGCTATTGGTGAATTAGGTTTGGATTTTTTTAAAAGTGATAATACAAATAAACAGATAGAGGCCCTTCTACCACAAATGCATTTAGCCTATGAACTTGAATTGCCTGTAATTATCCATTGCAGAGAAGCTGCAAATGAGATGATAAAAATATGTAATAAGCTATCTAACCAAGGTAAATGTCCCAAAGGAGTACTACATTGTTGGAGCGGTACTCCGGATGAGATGAGGAAATTTTTAGATCTTGGATTCTATATTAGTTTTAGCGGGATAGTTACATTCCCAAAAGCACATGAAATTCATGAATGCGCAAGAATTGTCCCCAGTGATAGATATTTGATAGAGACAGATTCACCATTTTTAGCTCCTGTCCCATACAGAGGTAAAAGAAATGAACCCGCTTTTGTGAAAAGTGTGGCAAAGTACATTGCAAATTTAAGATCTTCGGAATTGAAAAATATTGCTAAAGAGTCATATAGGAATGCTGAAGATTTGTTTAAATTTGACTTGATAAAGTAA
- the rpsT gene encoding 30S ribosomal protein S20: protein MANNKSAKKRIKVAERNRLVNKSYKSTVKTLTKKTLANCEKYKLDPNSDNKNLVMFSLSEAFSLIDKAVKKNVLHKNNGANKKSKINKLVKNFLTSK, encoded by the coding sequence GTGGCTAATAACAAATCAGCGAAAAAAAGAATTAAAGTTGCTGAAAGAAATCGTTTAGTTAATAAATCATATAAATCCACAGTAAAAACACTTACAAAAAAAACATTAGCTAACTGTGAAAAATATAAGCTAGATCCTAATTCAGATAATAAAAATCTAGTTATGTTTAGTTTAAGCGAGGCTTTCAGTCTTATTGATAAGGCAGTCAAAAAAAATGTTCTCCATAAGAATAACGGTGCTAATAAGAAATCAAAAATCAATAAATTAGTTAAAAATTTTCTTACAAGCAAGTAA
- the hisD gene encoding histidinol dehydrogenase — MKIINNKQKALEELKRISQRTTSGDNRKINSLVEEILEEVKINGDKAVEKYTKKFDGFHPKPMQVSAMDLKSAWDETDHHLKKSLEIAYQRIQKFHEKEIPESFTIKGEYGDSVQRKWMPVKNAGLYIPGGRAAYPSTVLMNAIPAKVAGVKEISMVSPGNQEGKINKTVLAAAYLSGIDKVFRIGGAQAIGALAFGTKQINRVDVISGPGNIYVTAAKKLIYGLTGIDSLAGPSEILIIADRTAKSSQIASDLLAQAEHDPLASSILLTTSKGQAQEVFDEVFKQLEHHPRKEICIQSIENWGLIAICENLESCIELSNEFAPEHLEIITIDPKKILKTIENAGAIFLGNWTPEAVGDYLAGPNHTLPTCGNARFSGSLGVETFMKNSSIIEFNEKSLKINSSDIINLANSEGLHSHANSVKIRFED, encoded by the coding sequence ATGAAGATTATAAATAATAAACAAAAGGCTTTGGAAGAGTTGAAAAGAATTTCTCAAAGAACTACATCCGGCGACAATAGAAAAATAAATTCATTAGTTGAAGAAATTCTTGAAGAGGTGAAAATTAATGGAGATAAAGCTGTAGAAAAATATACAAAAAAGTTTGATGGATTCCATCCTAAACCGATGCAAGTTAGTGCTATGGATTTAAAGTCTGCTTGGGATGAGACAGACCATCATTTAAAAAAATCATTAGAAATTGCCTACCAAAGAATTCAAAAATTCCATGAAAAAGAAATACCTGAATCATTCACTATAAAAGGAGAATATGGTGACTCCGTTCAAAGAAAATGGATGCCTGTAAAAAATGCTGGCTTATACATTCCGGGGGGACGAGCCGCATATCCAAGTACTGTTTTAATGAATGCGATACCTGCAAAAGTTGCTGGAGTGAAAGAAATTTCAATGGTATCTCCCGGAAATCAAGAAGGAAAAATAAATAAAACTGTTTTAGCTGCTGCCTACTTATCAGGGATTGATAAAGTTTTTAGAATTGGAGGAGCACAGGCAATTGGCGCCTTAGCCTTTGGCACAAAGCAAATAAATAGAGTTGATGTTATTTCTGGACCAGGAAATATCTATGTTACTGCTGCTAAAAAGTTAATTTATGGATTGACTGGAATTGATTCTTTAGCAGGCCCAAGTGAAATTTTAATCATCGCGGATAGAACAGCTAAAAGTTCTCAAATAGCATCAGATTTATTAGCCCAAGCAGAGCATGATCCATTAGCCTCCTCAATACTTTTGACTACATCAAAGGGTCAAGCTCAAGAAGTCTTTGATGAGGTCTTTAAGCAATTAGAGCATCACCCCAGAAAAGAAATTTGTATTCAATCAATTGAAAATTGGGGATTAATTGCTATTTGCGAAAATTTAGAATCATGCATTGAACTCAGCAATGAGTTTGCCCCAGAACATCTAGAGATTATTACTATTGATCCAAAAAAGATACTTAAAACTATCGAAAATGCAGGCGCGATTTTTTTAGGAAATTGGACACCAGAAGCTGTAGGTGATTATTTGGCTGGACCAAACCATACTTTACCCACATGCGGTAATGCCAGGTTTAGTGGATCATTAGGTGTTGAAACTTTCATGAAGAATTCATCAATAATTGAATTTAATGAAAAAAGTTTAAAAATCAATAGCTCAGATATTATAAACTTGGCAAACAGCGAAGGTCTCCATAGTCATGCGAATTCAGTAAAAATTAGATTTGAGGATTAA
- the rpiA gene encoding ribose-5-phosphate isomerase RpiA, giving the protein MKQIVADAAVKEVKDGMIVGLGSGSTAALMIKSLAEQIRLGKLKNIKGVPTSFQSEVLSLELKIPLIDLASVSQIDLAIDGADEVDPDFQLIKGGGACHVREKLVASKANKLLIVVDETKLVQQLNLVFPLPVEVLPSAWKQVKDIISEMNGVSDLRMATKKAGPVVTDQGNLILDVLFNTGIKDPKDLEMRINNIPGVLENGLFVNLTDKVLVGKIENNVPVLFSPSKGS; this is encoded by the coding sequence ATGAAACAAATAGTTGCTGATGCAGCTGTTAAAGAGGTGAAAGATGGAATGATCGTAGGTTTAGGGTCTGGTTCAACTGCAGCACTCATGATAAAAAGCCTTGCTGAACAAATCAGATTAGGCAAATTAAAAAATATTAAAGGAGTTCCAACTTCTTTTCAGTCTGAGGTTCTTTCTCTAGAACTTAAGATTCCATTAATTGATTTAGCTTCAGTTTCCCAAATTGATTTAGCTATTGATGGGGCAGATGAAGTGGATCCTGATTTTCAGTTAATCAAGGGAGGTGGAGCCTGCCATGTCCGAGAAAAATTGGTTGCATCTAAAGCAAATAAATTATTAATAGTTGTTGATGAAACTAAATTAGTGCAACAATTAAACTTAGTTTTTCCTCTACCTGTAGAGGTTCTACCTTCTGCTTGGAAGCAGGTGAAGGATATAATTTCTGAAATGAATGGAGTTTCTGATTTGAGGATGGCAACAAAAAAAGCAGGACCTGTTGTCACGGATCAAGGTAATTTGATTTTGGATGTCTTATTTAATACTGGTATCAAAGATCCAAAAGATTTAGAAATGCGTATTAATAATATTCCTGGAGTATTGGAAAATGGATTGTTTGTTAATTTAACAGATAAGGTTTTGGTGGGTAAGATTGAGAACAATGTTCCAGTGTTATTTTCACCTTCCAAGGGGAGTTAA
- a CDS encoding trypsin-like peptidase domain-containing protein — translation MRFLKNKFIYLFKLGIVLFAFLINFLPLSEVFALNSLDGHNFVSDAVKNVGPAVVRIDTERLVERQQFDPTLLDPLLRDLLGEPGMAPDRERGQGSGVIINKNGLVLTNAHVVERVDNVSVTLADGTNCDGKVLGTDSITDLALVKIEQLIDSSYAPLGDSEKLEVGDWAIALGTPYGLEKTVTLGIVSSLHRDINSLGFSDKRLDLIQTDAAINPGNSGGPLINSNGQVIGINTLVRSGPGAGLGFAIPINLAKNVSDQLLENGEVIHPYLGVQLISLNPKMAKQHNEDPNAIVQLPERSGALIQSIVPNSPAEKAGLKRGDLVIAAENISIEEPKTLLDEVEKAQIGKVFLLNVVRDNKEIKVNIKPEALPGLT, via the coding sequence ATGAGATTTTTAAAAAATAAATTTATTTATTTATTTAAATTGGGCATCGTGCTATTTGCTTTTTTAATTAATTTTTTGCCTTTGTCTGAAGTTTTTGCTTTAAATTCTCTCGATGGGCATAATTTCGTATCGGACGCAGTTAAAAATGTAGGTCCTGCAGTGGTTAGAATTGATACTGAAAGATTAGTAGAAAGACAACAGTTTGATCCAACTTTATTAGATCCATTATTAAGAGATTTACTAGGGGAACCCGGAATGGCTCCTGACAGAGAAAGAGGTCAAGGTTCAGGTGTGATAATTAACAAAAATGGTTTGGTTTTAACAAATGCTCATGTTGTAGAAAGAGTTGATAATGTGTCAGTGACGTTGGCGGATGGAACTAATTGTGATGGGAAAGTATTGGGAACCGATTCGATTACTGATTTAGCGTTAGTTAAAATCGAACAACTTATTGATTCAAGTTATGCTCCTTTAGGAGATTCAGAGAAACTTGAAGTTGGGGATTGGGCAATAGCTCTTGGTACGCCGTATGGCCTTGAGAAAACAGTTACTCTTGGCATAGTTAGCAGTCTGCATAGAGATATCAATTCACTAGGTTTTTCTGATAAAAGGCTTGATCTAATTCAAACAGATGCCGCAATTAACCCAGGTAATTCTGGAGGTCCGCTCATAAATTCTAATGGCCAGGTTATTGGCATAAATACACTCGTTAGAAGTGGACCTGGAGCTGGCCTAGGTTTTGCAATACCTATAAATTTAGCTAAAAATGTTTCTGACCAATTATTAGAGAATGGTGAAGTTATTCATCCTTATTTAGGAGTACAATTAATATCCTTAAATCCTAAAATGGCTAAACAACACAACGAAGATCCTAATGCAATTGTTCAATTACCCGAGAGGTCCGGAGCTTTAATTCAGTCTATAGTTCCAAATAGTCCTGCAGAAAAAGCAGGTTTGAAAAGAGGTGACTTAGTAATTGCAGCTGAAAATATATCAATAGAAGAACCAAAAACTCTTTTAGATGAAGTAGAAAAAGCTCAAATTGGAAAAGTATTTCTTTTAAATGTTGTGAGGGATAATAAAGAAATCAAAGTTAATATTAAACCTGAAGCACTTCCAGGTTTGACATAA
- the rimP gene encoding ribosome maturation factor RimP — MDKELKNNLEILLEEVAKEFNLKVYSLNLLTNQNPIIIKIIIKKTNEEDITIEDCSRFNNPASAVIENSNLLKCSYVLEISSQGVSDELTSERDFKTFKGFPVNVELNQKNSRIKLLNGLLYEKSKDYLAINIKGKIKKIPFNEVLKISLCTRQD; from the coding sequence TTGGATAAAGAACTAAAAAACAATTTAGAAATTCTTCTTGAGGAAGTTGCTAAGGAATTTAATCTGAAGGTTTATAGTTTAAATTTACTGACAAATCAAAACCCAATAATTATAAAAATTATCATTAAAAAAACAAACGAAGAAGATATTACTATAGAGGATTGTTCAAGATTCAATAACCCTGCATCTGCTGTTATTGAAAATTCAAATCTTTTAAAATGTTCATATGTTCTAGAAATTAGTAGTCAAGGGGTCAGTGATGAATTAACCTCAGAAAGAGACTTCAAAACCTTTAAAGGTTTTCCAGTTAATGTAGAGTTAAACCAAAAAAATTCACGTATCAAATTATTGAATGGTTTACTTTATGAAAAGTCTAAAGATTATTTAGCCATTAACATAAAAGGTAAGATAAAAAAAATCCCCTTTAATGAAGTATTAAAGATTAGTCTTTGCACTAGACAAGACTAA